In the Chromatiales bacterium genome, one interval contains:
- the pglZ gene encoding BREX-1 system phosphatase PglZ type B: MTAMDISGNAVIEALVGSLAAAAKYNPNDVVHPYAVLWTDHDAQWKPIIPQLRRLLPQLLTLGEYQPDQRIGPAIWLRSVVDRGLPEIELPDGVTPIVYLPGVSRQELRAVQECPDSLKPLVELQYRGVCWTQKNGKDWTVEAFLVSEEGGLGLDVARDATTRRAILGALAELATTSVDRLKGKHLEAEDFDKLFSDDPAKDLLLWLSEPEAVKSGWNSGRWSAFKSRCKADFSFDPDKDGELVGADLLGRREGPWAAVWERFTESPVLYPGVPELLSKAMPSELFVEPSSWPQNNEKEEAALRQALLALEKSTPTKAREQVLELEKSHGPRRGWVWAKLGQAPLANALGHLAELAERAATKLGGASTGEMAKLYVDTAWEVDTAALSAMAAVKSSGDAQAVGKALNAVYRPWLESAAEHLQALAEKEPLPGHDGQGLEDLLVESGGLVLFADGLRFDVSQRLVERMRTKGWSVTLSTRWAGLPTVTATAKPAVSPVTKGIKGMSIGEDFLPATADAEQPLTTDRFRKLLTTAGYQYIGADESGDSSGRGWTENGELDKLGHSLQGKLAGRIEEQVDLLLERIEFLLDAGWREIRVVTDHGWLWLPGGLPKVDLPKYLTASRWARCAAIKGGSTVEVPTVRWHWNAHERVAVAPGIACFGAGNEYAHGGMSLQESLVPVIRVTAGEAAAKAAAKIEEVSWVGLRCRVQVEAAQAGLSVDLRSKVNDPSSSVSKVRPVDAKGAASLLVADDELEGTPAVVVVLDVSGHVITKQPTIIGGDD; the protein is encoded by the coding sequence ATGACGGCCATGGATATTTCCGGCAACGCAGTCATAGAGGCGCTCGTTGGCTCCCTGGCGGCGGCGGCGAAGTACAACCCGAACGATGTCGTGCATCCGTACGCCGTTTTGTGGACGGACCACGACGCACAGTGGAAACCGATCATTCCGCAGCTCCGCCGGCTGCTGCCGCAGCTCCTCACGCTCGGGGAATACCAACCTGACCAGCGAATAGGGCCGGCGATTTGGCTTCGAAGTGTCGTAGACCGGGGACTGCCTGAGATTGAACTGCCGGACGGGGTAACACCGATCGTCTACCTCCCCGGGGTGAGCCGGCAGGAGCTCCGGGCGGTCCAGGAATGCCCGGACAGTCTTAAGCCGCTGGTGGAGCTGCAGTACCGCGGAGTCTGCTGGACCCAGAAGAACGGCAAGGACTGGACGGTCGAGGCCTTTCTGGTTTCCGAAGAAGGTGGGCTTGGTCTAGACGTCGCGCGCGATGCGACCACCCGACGGGCCATTCTCGGTGCCCTGGCGGAATTGGCCACGACCTCGGTCGATCGGTTGAAGGGTAAGCATCTCGAGGCGGAGGATTTCGACAAGCTCTTTTCGGACGATCCGGCCAAGGATCTGTTGCTATGGCTGAGTGAGCCCGAGGCGGTGAAGTCGGGTTGGAACAGCGGTCGGTGGAGCGCGTTTAAGTCCCGGTGCAAGGCGGATTTCTCGTTCGATCCGGACAAAGACGGTGAGCTGGTCGGCGCAGATCTGCTCGGCAGGCGGGAAGGCCCGTGGGCTGCGGTGTGGGAGCGATTCACCGAGTCGCCGGTGCTCTATCCAGGCGTTCCGGAGCTACTCAGTAAAGCGATGCCAAGCGAGTTGTTCGTGGAGCCTTCCTCCTGGCCCCAAAACAACGAGAAGGAAGAGGCGGCACTGCGGCAAGCGCTGCTTGCGTTGGAGAAATCCACGCCCACCAAAGCGCGTGAACAGGTCCTCGAACTCGAAAAGTCGCACGGACCGAGACGGGGGTGGGTCTGGGCGAAGCTGGGCCAGGCGCCGCTCGCCAATGCGCTCGGCCACTTGGCCGAGCTTGCGGAACGTGCGGCGACCAAACTTGGCGGCGCATCGACTGGCGAGATGGCGAAGCTGTATGTCGACACGGCCTGGGAGGTTGACACCGCCGCGCTGTCTGCAATGGCCGCGGTGAAGTCATCCGGCGATGCCCAGGCCGTGGGCAAGGCGTTGAACGCTGTCTACCGGCCCTGGCTGGAGTCGGCGGCTGAGCATCTGCAGGCTCTGGCCGAGAAAGAGCCCCTTCCGGGGCACGATGGGCAAGGGCTGGAAGATCTTCTGGTTGAATCCGGCGGCCTGGTACTCTTCGCCGATGGCCTCCGTTTCGACGTCTCACAACGCCTGGTCGAACGCATGCGCACGAAGGGTTGGTCCGTGACGCTGTCGACCCGGTGGGCGGGCCTGCCGACGGTGACCGCGACCGCCAAGCCAGCAGTCTCACCGGTCACAAAGGGCATCAAGGGTATGTCAATCGGGGAGGATTTTCTTCCTGCGACGGCAGATGCCGAGCAGCCGCTGACCACGGACCGGTTCCGAAAACTTCTGACCACTGCCGGCTACCAGTACATAGGCGCCGACGAATCGGGCGATTCCTCTGGCCGCGGCTGGACCGAGAATGGCGAGCTCGACAAGTTGGGCCACTCCCTACAGGGCAAGCTCGCCGGCCGAATCGAAGAACAGGTCGATTTGCTGCTTGAGCGTATCGAGTTTCTGCTCGACGCCGGTTGGCGCGAGATCCGAGTGGTAACGGACCACGGTTGGCTCTGGCTCCCCGGTGGGTTACCAAAGGTCGATTTGCCGAAGTACCTGACTGCAAGCCGCTGGGCTCGATGCGCTGCGATCAAGGGTGGATCGACGGTTGAGGTTCCGACCGTCCGGTGGCATTGGAATGCCCACGAGCGGGTTGCAGTGGCACCGGGGATTGCCTGCTTTGGCGCAGGCAATGAATACGCACACGGCGGGATGAGCCTGCAGGAGAGTCTGGTTCCGGTGATTCGGGTGACGGCCGGCGAAGCCGCTGCTAAGGCAGCCGCGAAGATTGAAGAGGTCTCCTGGGTCGGATTGCGTTGCCGCGTTCAGGTCGAGGCCGCTCAGGCTGGCTTGTCCGTGGACTTGCGGTCGAAGGTCAATGATCCGAGTTCGAGTGTTAGCAAGGTGCGACCGGTGGACGCCAAAGGAGCGGCCAGCCTTTTGGTTGCTGACGACGAGCTTGAGGGCACGCCGGCAGTGGTAGTGGTGCTGGATGTCAGCGGCCACGTGATAACGAAACAACCCACCATCATCGGGGGTGACGATTGA